Proteins from a genomic interval of Ignavibacteriales bacterium:
- a CDS encoding S24 family peptidase, translated as MPVGWATFEGRVVTATDGREQLQRSGFRNGAGVPYRRGSFFCLEIVNDGLLTAAPLPVYPGDVCIFEAGRQPRIGDIVAARLKRSRMIVRVVNQVSAREIELSTANKFRDCPSIRVKKSDIERIGVLKSIVQLTGEEKKYFGIM; from the coding sequence ATGCCGGTCGGTTGGGCAACGTTCGAGGGACGCGTGGTGACGGCGACGGATGGAAGGGAACAATTGCAGAGGAGTGGTTTTCGAAATGGTGCCGGCGTGCCGTACAGGCGAGGGAGTTTCTTTTGTCTCGAGATTGTCAACGATGGTCTCCTGACTGCAGCCCCTCTTCCGGTATATCCCGGCGACGTGTGCATCTTTGAGGCCGGACGGCAGCCCAGAATCGGAGACATCGTTGCCGCGCGGCTCAAGAGGAGCCGCATGATCGTTCGGGTTGTGAACCAGGTTTCCGCACGCGAGATCGAGCTCTCGACCGCAAACAAATTCAGGGACTGTCCATCGATCCGGGTAAAGAAATCAGACATCGAACGCATCGGAGTTCTCAAATCGATTGTGCAGTTGACCGGTGAAGAGAAGAAGTACTTTGGCATCATGTAA
- a CDS encoding response regulator transcription factor, translating into MGPRSNEGDRIPVWIIDDNKGFSLVLSEALNQSETVMCTKCFTTCRTAIAALSAEELLPRVILLDIKMPRMSGLDAISMILSISPATHIIMLTSFDLDEHIRMALNRGAAGYLLKASSPTDIISAIEKVQKGGAPLDAMITQRVMRAFLGQNSESSYNLTQREQDILRHVAGGLTTLETAHKLNLSYYTVDTHLKNIFQKLNVHNRHGLVIKANKERLI; encoded by the coding sequence ATGGGTCCAAGGTCAAATGAAGGCGACCGAATCCCGGTGTGGATCATCGACGACAACAAGGGATTCAGTCTGGTCTTGTCAGAAGCGCTCAACCAGAGCGAGACGGTGATGTGTACGAAGTGTTTCACAACGTGCCGGACGGCAATAGCGGCGCTCTCAGCGGAGGAACTGCTTCCCCGCGTGATTCTTCTCGATATCAAAATGCCCCGTATGTCCGGACTCGACGCGATCTCAATGATCCTGAGCATAAGCCCGGCGACACACATCATCATGCTCACGTCGTTCGATCTCGACGAACACATTCGTATGGCATTGAACCGGGGTGCGGCGGGATATCTTTTGAAAGCGTCGTCTCCGACCGACATCATCAGCGCCATCGAGAAAGTTCAGAAGGGAGGAGCACCTCTTGATGCGATGATCACACAACGCGTCATGAGAGCCTTCCTGGGTCAGAACAGCGAAAGCAGCTACAACCTTACGCAGCGCGAGCAGGATATTCTGCGGCACGTCGCCGGAGGACTCACCACGCTCGAGACGGCACACAAACTCAATCTGAGTTACTACACTGTTGACACGCATTTGAAGAATATCTTCCAGAAGCTTAACGTCCATAATCGGCACGGCCTCGTCATAAAGGCCAACAAAGAAAGGCTCATTTAG